From Pseudomonas sp. FP2335, the proteins below share one genomic window:
- a CDS encoding paraquat-inducible protein A → MSDPVDTLEVSDLPLDDLVACHECDLLMRKPALALGEKAQCPRCGYELYAHRHNVVERSLALVLAALLLYIPANFLPIMQLNLLGQTSEDTVWSGVVGLFDTGMQGVAVVVFLCSMGIPLLKLLCQLAVLLSIRWNIGRSYGLLLYRIYHHMKDWGMLEVYLMGVLVAIVKLADMASITVGLGLVCFVSLLMVQVLLEVVMSPHQIWQALSGEDDHAGD, encoded by the coding sequence ATGTCTGATCCGGTTGATACCCTTGAGGTGTCGGATTTACCACTGGACGACCTGGTGGCATGCCATGAGTGCGACTTGCTGATGCGCAAGCCAGCACTCGCCCTAGGCGAAAAAGCCCAATGCCCCCGCTGCGGCTACGAGTTGTACGCCCATCGCCATAACGTCGTTGAACGCAGCCTCGCCTTGGTGCTCGCCGCGCTGTTGCTGTACATCCCGGCGAACTTTTTACCGATCATGCAGCTCAATCTACTTGGGCAAACCTCTGAAGATACCGTCTGGAGCGGCGTCGTCGGCCTGTTCGATACTGGCATGCAAGGCGTCGCCGTCGTCGTCTTCCTGTGCAGCATGGGGATTCCCTTGCTCAAGCTGCTCTGTCAGTTGGCAGTCCTGCTCAGCATTCGCTGGAACATCGGTCGCAGCTACGGACTGCTGCTCTACCGTATCTATCACCACATGAAAGACTGGGGAATGCTGGAGGTCTACCTGATGGGTGTCTTGGTCGCGATTGTAAAACTCGCCGACATGGCCTCCATCACCGTCGGCCTGGGACTGGTCTGTTTCGTCAGCCTATTAATGGTTCAGGTACTACTTGAGGTGGTGATGTCGCCGCACCAGATCTGGCAAGCGCTGTCAGGAGAGGATGATCATGCGGGCGATTGA
- a CDS encoding paraquat-inducible protein A: protein MRAIDAGILICTECHELNKQDSDTDEQICTRCGALIHARRPNSLARTWALLITAAILYIPANLLPIMTINSLGQGDPSTIMAGVIQLVQHGMFPIAAVVFIASILVPTFKLVGIGLLLFSVQRHQPLSARQRIVMYRFIEFIGRWSMLDIFVIAILVAVVNFGRLASVEANLGAAAFASVVILTMLAAVTFDPRLIWDNTESDDDHE, encoded by the coding sequence ATGCGGGCGATTGATGCAGGCATTCTGATTTGTACCGAATGCCATGAGTTGAACAAACAAGACTCGGACACCGATGAACAAATCTGCACCCGTTGCGGCGCGCTGATCCACGCCCGTCGCCCGAACAGCCTCGCGCGTACGTGGGCGCTGCTGATCACGGCCGCTATCTTGTACATTCCCGCTAATCTGTTGCCGATCATGACCATCAACTCCCTCGGCCAGGGCGACCCGAGCACCATCATGGCCGGCGTGATCCAACTGGTGCAGCACGGCATGTTCCCCATTGCCGCCGTGGTGTTCATCGCCAGTATCCTGGTGCCGACGTTCAAGCTGGTCGGCATCGGTCTGCTACTGTTCTCGGTGCAGCGTCACCAGCCACTTTCCGCGCGACAGCGCATTGTGATGTACCGCTTTATCGAGTTCATTGGCCGTTGGTCCATGTTGGATATTTTCGTGATCGCCATCCTGGTGGCGGTTGTAAACTTTGGGCGGCTTGCCAGTGTCGAGGCCAATCTCGGCGCTGCGGCGTTCGCCAGTGTGGTGATCTTGACGATGCTTGCCGCAGTAACTTTTGATCCCCGACTGATTTGGGATAACACGGAGTCGGACGACGACCATGAGTGA
- a CDS encoding PqiB family protein, with the protein MSDLPKAKTRPASNWSAIWVLPLIALIIGGWLGWRAYTQQGIDIQVRFESGEGIQVNKTEVVYKGMTVGKVKALALDDEGSNRGVIATIEMNKDVDQYLKTNTRFWLVKPSVSLAGITGLETLVSGNYIAASPGDGEPTRKFKALSEEPPLSDAKPGLHLTIKADRLGSLNRGSPVFYKQIQVGQVKSYLLSEDQSTVEIKVYIEPTYASLVRKHTRFWNASGISIDANLSGVKVRSESLSSIVAGGIAFATPENRKDSPPTDPSLPFRLYEDFDAAAAGIKVKVKLTDFEGLQAGRTPVMYKGIQVGSLKTLKIDPSLSSANAELTLDPLAEDYLVQDTQFWVVKPSISLAGITGLEALVKGNYIAIRPGDKGSAPQREFVARAKAPPLDLRSPGLHMVLFTDNLGSLDVGSPILYKQVKVGSVQSYQFSRKNKQLVIGVHIEKEYENLVNGSTRFWNASGVTLTGGLTGGIQVKSESLASLMAGGIAFETPEQNVPLKKRIPRFRLFTDREAANQHGTLVTIKVDRADGMRPGTPVRFKGLDVGKIESVDLSADMQSVLLSARITQVADRIARVGSQFWVVKPELGLMKTSNLETLVTGQYIEVQPAVKNAGPQKSFVALDQPPEVVHQEAGLSLTLSAARRGSLKEGVPVTYREVTVGKVTGYELGQTADRVLIHILIEPKYAPLVRSGSRFWNTSGFGLDFGLFKGATVRTESLETLVAGGIAFATPDGERMGNAALARQTFPLFDKFEDEWLTWAPKIPLGK; encoded by the coding sequence ATGAGTGATTTGCCTAAAGCTAAAACCCGCCCGGCCTCCAACTGGTCGGCCATTTGGGTGCTTCCCCTGATTGCCCTGATCATCGGCGGCTGGCTGGGGTGGCGCGCCTATACCCAGCAGGGCATCGACATCCAGGTGCGCTTTGAAAGCGGCGAAGGTATCCAGGTCAACAAAACCGAAGTGGTCTACAAAGGTATGACCGTGGGCAAGGTCAAGGCCTTGGCCCTGGACGACGAAGGCAGTAATCGCGGGGTGATCGCCACCATCGAGATGAACAAGGACGTCGATCAGTACCTCAAGACCAACACCCGTTTCTGGCTGGTCAAGCCAAGCGTCAGCCTCGCCGGTATCACCGGTCTGGAGACCCTGGTTTCGGGCAACTACATCGCCGCCAGCCCAGGTGACGGTGAGCCCACACGCAAATTCAAGGCGCTCTCTGAAGAACCACCGCTATCGGACGCCAAGCCCGGCCTGCACCTGACGATCAAAGCCGACCGCCTCGGCTCGTTGAACCGAGGCAGCCCGGTGTTCTACAAGCAGATCCAGGTCGGCCAAGTCAAAAGCTACCTGCTCTCCGAGGATCAGAGCACCGTCGAAATCAAGGTCTACATCGAACCGACCTACGCCAGCCTGGTGCGTAAACACACGCGTTTCTGGAACGCCAGCGGCATCAGCATCGACGCCAACCTCTCCGGCGTGAAGGTGCGTAGCGAGTCGCTCTCCAGCATCGTCGCCGGCGGCATTGCCTTCGCTACCCCAGAGAACCGCAAGGACAGCCCGCCGACCGACCCGAGCCTGCCTTTCCGTTTGTACGAAGATTTTGACGCCGCCGCTGCCGGCATCAAGGTCAAGGTCAAGCTCACCGACTTCGAAGGCTTGCAGGCTGGTCGCACGCCGGTGATGTACAAAGGTATCCAGGTCGGCAGCCTGAAGACCCTGAAGATCGACCCGTCCCTGTCCAGTGCCAACGCCGAACTGACCCTCGACCCGCTGGCCGAAGACTATCTGGTGCAAGACACCCAATTCTGGGTAGTCAAACCGTCGATCTCCCTGGCCGGTATCACGGGCCTTGAAGCCTTGGTCAAAGGCAACTACATCGCCATCCGCCCCGGCGACAAAGGCAGCGCACCGCAACGCGAATTCGTCGCGCGTGCCAAGGCGCCGCCGCTGGACCTGCGCTCACCGGGCCTGCACATGGTGCTGTTCACCGACAACCTCGGCTCCCTGGACGTGGGCAGTCCGATTCTGTACAAGCAGGTCAAGGTCGGTTCGGTGCAGAGCTACCAGTTCTCGCGCAAGAACAAACAACTTGTGATCGGCGTACACATCGAGAAGGAATACGAAAACCTGGTCAACGGTTCCACGCGTTTCTGGAACGCCAGCGGCGTTACCCTGACCGGCGGCCTCACTGGTGGAATCCAGGTCAAGAGTGAGTCCCTGGCCAGCCTGATGGCCGGTGGCATTGCCTTCGAAACCCCGGAGCAGAACGTACCGCTGAAAAAACGCATTCCGCGTTTCCGCCTGTTCACCGACCGTGAGGCGGCCAATCAACACGGCACCTTGGTAACCATCAAGGTCGACCGTGCCGATGGCATGCGCCCAGGCACCCCAGTGCGTTTCAAAGGCCTGGATGTGGGCAAGATCGAAAGCGTCGACCTCAGCGCCGACATGCAGTCGGTGCTCCTCAGCGCGCGCATTACCCAAGTGGCGGATCGCATTGCGCGCGTCGGCAGCCAGTTCTGGGTGGTCAAACCTGAGCTGGGCCTGATGAAAACCTCCAACCTGGAAACCCTGGTCACCGGCCAATACATCGAAGTCCAGCCCGCAGTGAAGAACGCCGGCCCGCAAAAAAGCTTCGTGGCCTTGGACCAACCGCCAGAAGTCGTCCATCAAGAGGCCGGCCTGAGCCTCACCCTCAGCGCCGCCCGCCGTGGTTCGCTGAAGGAAGGCGTGCCAGTGACGTACCGTGAAGTGACGGTGGGTAAAGTCACCGGTTACGAACTGGGCCAGACCGCCGACCGCGTACTGATCCACATTCTGATCGAGCCCAAGTACGCGCCACTGGTGCGCAGCGGCAGCCGTTTCTGGAACACCAGCGGCTTTGGTCTGGACTTCGGCCTGTTCAAGGGCGCGACGGTGCGTACCGAATCCCTGGAGACCCTGGTCGCCGGTGGTATCGCCTTCGCCACGCCAGACGGCGAGCGTATGGGCAATGCCGCGCTGGCACGGCAGACCTTCCCGCTGTTCGACAAGTTCGAGGATGAATGGCTGACCTGGGCACCGAAGATTCCACTCGGCAAGTAG